A single genomic interval of Salinarchaeum sp. IM2453 harbors:
- a CDS encoding AAA family ATPase, translating to MVEVFAVASGKGGTGKTTSTLALGMALAEDYDVTVVDADTGMANLLFHTGLADVDVTLHDLLIEKSDVGLEEAIYDKFGMHVLPCGTNLDGFKEANPELLQSVIVELSEQTDVILLDAPATLGSKSAVLPIVLADRTITVLQPTVPSLSDGLKVQEYASAYGTGNAGVLFNRVTDQESVTEIQEQTERYFDGPILGMIPESETIAAAREAGKPLLAYAPDAPVSNQYRKAAEKIEIQDREAAAVADRFRSAVIPEPP from the coding sequence ATGGTAGAGGTGTTTGCTGTTGCAAGTGGGAAGGGTGGAACTGGAAAAACAACAAGCACACTTGCACTTGGGATGGCCCTTGCTGAAGATTACGATGTAACAGTAGTTGATGCAGATACCGGAATGGCTAATCTACTATTTCATACTGGTCTGGCTGATGTTGATGTCACACTTCATGACCTGTTAATTGAGAAGTCCGATGTTGGACTTGAGGAGGCAATCTATGACAAGTTCGGGATGCATGTATTACCGTGTGGTACTAATCTGGATGGGTTTAAGGAAGCAAATCCGGAGTTACTACAATCGGTGATTGTTGAGCTGAGTGAGCAGACAGATGTGATCTTACTGGATGCACCAGCAACGCTTGGTTCAAAGAGTGCTGTACTGCCGATTGTGCTTGCCGATCGAACAATAACTGTGCTGCAACCAACAGTACCGTCGCTTAGTGATGGATTGAAGGTTCAAGAATACGCGTCTGCGTACGGTACCGGAAACGCAGGTGTATTGTTTAACCGAGTCACAGATCAAGAGTCCGTAACAGAAATTCAAGAGCAAACGGAGCGCTATTTTGATGGACCGATACTTGGGATGATTCCAGAAAGTGAAACTATTGCAGCAGCACGAGAGGCTGGAAAACCATTACTTGCATACGCCCCTGATGCACCGGTATCGAACCAGTATCGAAAGGCTGCAGAGAAAATTGAGATTCAGGATCGAGAGGCCGCAGCGGTTGCTGATCGGTTTCGAAGTGCAGTCATTCCTGAGCCACCATGA
- a CDS encoding NTP transferase domain-containing protein, whose protein sequence is MNDLTALLMCGGKGTRLAVNREKPLVTIADKPMVSHVLSALENSAVNSVYGVVTSHTPETKSYLEHRHSVETIETAGRGYVADVQEALEEISPPVLTVVSDIPLVTSNVIDRLQRDWARNRQTVTTVVPVEIKDLIGASVDDRVISEGYIPAGINVVDEKMYESRTYTSHDVRLAVNVNRPTDITLAERLHPNGTVPKIQE, encoded by the coding sequence ATGAATGATTTGACCGCTTTGCTGATGTGTGGAGGGAAAGGAACCCGATTGGCGGTTAATCGAGAAAAACCACTTGTCACAATTGCGGATAAGCCAATGGTGTCACATGTGTTGTCAGCACTAGAAAATAGTGCAGTCAATTCTGTATACGGAGTGGTCACTTCACATACACCAGAAACAAAGTCCTACCTCGAACACCGGCATAGCGTCGAGACGATTGAGACAGCAGGAAGAGGATACGTTGCAGATGTACAGGAAGCACTTGAGGAAATATCTCCGCCTGTACTGACTGTTGTATCCGATATTCCGCTTGTCACAAGTAATGTCATTGATCGTCTTCAGAGGGACTGGGCCAGAAACCGTCAGACAGTAACTACAGTTGTTCCAGTGGAAATCAAGGATCTAATTGGTGCAAGCGTTGACGATCGGGTTATTAGTGAGGGTTACATTCCAGCCGGAATCAACGTAGTCGATGAGAAAATGTATGAAAGTCGGACATACACAAGCCACGATGTCAGACTAGCGGTCAATGTCAATCGGCCAACAGATATTACGCTCGCTGAGCGGTTACATCCAAATGGCACCGTTCCGAAGATTCAAGAGTAA
- the cobS gene encoding adenosylcobinamide-GDP ribazoletransferase, which yields MDVKQRLLAVAGGFGYLTHAPVGRSEAAWDAFRREPVSIVVVGYAVGLILAGIITLPIPATMMGFVFPLTIVVLIGISHLDGVADCGDAVVAHGETEKKRDILKDTATGVGGIVAVGLVILGLGTAGVALTEIKTQTAIWIVLTAEVGAKLSMAILACIGSSAHEGLGSALTSMSRPVESLYPLLGTVPVILVSAVPYVSLLIIGVIVLTTAVIYRWANQTFGGISGDIFGASNEIARVTGLQVGILLVSAGV from the coding sequence ATGGATGTAAAACAGAGGTTACTGGCAGTTGCTGGTGGATTTGGTTATCTGACACACGCGCCAGTTGGGCGGTCTGAGGCCGCTTGGGATGCCTTTCGACGGGAGCCAGTTTCAATTGTTGTCGTTGGGTACGCAGTTGGTCTCATTCTTGCTGGAATCATCACGTTGCCGATTCCAGCAACAATGATGGGCTTTGTTTTTCCGCTTACGATTGTGGTATTGATTGGAATTAGCCATCTAGATGGCGTTGCTGATTGTGGTGACGCAGTAGTAGCACATGGGGAAACAGAAAAGAAACGCGATATTTTGAAGGATACAGCTACGGGAGTTGGGGGGATAGTAGCCGTTGGGCTCGTAATTCTCGGGCTAGGAACAGCGGGGGTTGCTCTGACTGAGATAAAGACACAGACGGCAATATGGATTGTATTGACAGCTGAAGTTGGAGCAAAACTGTCGATGGCAATACTGGCTTGTATTGGCTCATCTGCACATGAGGGACTGGGGTCTGCACTGACATCGATGTCCCGACCGGTTGAAAGTCTGTACCCGCTGCTTGGAACAGTTCCAGTGATACTGGTATCTGCAGTGCCGTACGTCAGTCTACTAATTATCGGAGTAATCGTGCTAACAACAGCAGTAATATACCGGTGGGCAAATCAGACGTTTGGAGGAATCAGCGGAGACATCTTTGGGGCAAGTAATGAAATTGCAAGAGTAACAGGGTTGCAGGTCGGGATACTGCTTGTTAGTGCCGGAGTATAG
- the cbiB gene encoding adenosylcobinamide-phosphate synthase CbiB, giving the protein MIDLAPIVLVLIIAATLDWIWAEPPEAIHPIAWIGSVIAYLDRDWQRPLLVGGILSIITPLVTSGVVWALLTGLSTVSRNLTIVLCGGLLFTMISLRRLIDSANRIIVKSDTNTEQAREQLITLVGREKSSLSPAEIRSAAVESAAENYADGFIAPLLAFMIIAPVSLSLGGAAAVWVKTINTMDSMLGYQHKELGTAAARLDDLTMWLPARLSAGLLSVSAGTPDPVLTARRWAQHPDSPNAGWPMGTIAGALHVQLSKPDAYTLNPTASLPTTEQAQKGIQLVQRAGILAYAIGIIYGVILWM; this is encoded by the coding sequence ATGATTGACCTTGCACCAATTGTTCTTGTTCTCATTATTGCAGCGACATTAGATTGGATATGGGCAGAGCCCCCAGAAGCAATCCATCCGATTGCATGGATTGGATCGGTTATCGCTTATCTTGATCGAGATTGGCAGCGACCACTGCTTGTTGGTGGGATTCTTTCCATCATAACGCCACTAGTGACAAGCGGGGTAGTATGGGCATTACTTACAGGATTATCAACGGTAAGTAGAAATCTCACAATAGTTCTGTGCGGAGGGCTGCTTTTTACGATGATTAGTCTTCGTCGATTAATTGACAGTGCAAACAGAATTATTGTCAAGAGTGATACTAATACAGAACAGGCACGGGAACAGTTGATTACGTTAGTTGGGAGAGAGAAATCAAGTCTTTCTCCAGCTGAGATACGAAGTGCAGCGGTTGAAAGTGCAGCTGAGAATTATGCAGATGGATTTATTGCACCCCTACTGGCGTTTATGATTATTGCTCCAGTATCGTTGTCGTTAGGTGGTGCTGCAGCGGTATGGGTAAAAACGATCAACACTATGGATTCTATGCTTGGGTACCAGCACAAAGAACTTGGAACAGCAGCAGCGCGGCTAGATGATCTTACGATGTGGCTACCAGCTAGATTAAGTGCAGGATTATTATCAGTGAGTGCTGGAACGCCGGATCCAGTTTTAACTGCACGGCGGTGGGCACAACATCCAGACTCACCGAATGCAGGCTGGCCGATGGGTACAATAGCGGGAGCTCTTCATGTGCAACTGTCAAAACCAGATGCATACACGTTAAATCCAACTGCGTCTCTCCCAACAACCGAGCAAGCACAGAAAGGAATACAGTTAGTACAGCGAGCTGGCATACTTGCATACGCTATTGGAATTATTTATGGAGTGATACTATGGATGTAA
- a CDS encoding HAD family hydrolase has product MAISFDLFGTLIEADRPTEPSTAVKDGLKSSGVSVPSDWKDAYWEHHLSKPEGAEISLKEHVQAALESRGVQAEESQVDQALQEAFDPKVYTRPNARDIVRWANRQGPVAVCSNCTIPGLVDRSIRRSDISIDVFDVVISSSEFGWRKPHPKIFHKVADELSVEPSELIHVGDTPDADGGIEDVGGTAILLTEYNIKEVPEVLND; this is encoded by the coding sequence GTGGCAATTTCGTTTGATCTATTTGGGACTCTTATTGAAGCCGACCGTCCAACAGAGCCGTCTACAGCTGTAAAGGATGGGCTAAAAAGCTCTGGTGTTTCTGTCCCGAGTGATTGGAAAGACGCCTACTGGGAGCATCATCTTTCTAAACCAGAAGGTGCTGAAATATCCCTAAAAGAACACGTTCAAGCTGCACTAGAGAGCAGAGGAGTACAGGCCGAAGAATCTCAGGTAGATCAGGCATTACAGGAAGCATTCGACCCCAAGGTGTACACACGTCCAAATGCACGAGATATAGTTCGCTGGGCTAACCGACAGGGTCCAGTCGCGGTTTGTTCGAACTGCACGATACCAGGACTAGTTGACCGAAGTATACGGCGATCAGATATCTCAATCGATGTGTTTGATGTTGTAATTTCCAGTTCAGAATTTGGGTGGAGGAAGCCCCATCCGAAGATATTCCACAAAGTCGCCGATGAACTAAGTGTTGAGCCATCAGAACTAATCCATGTCGGAGACACCCCAGATGCAGATGGTGGAATTGAAGATGTCGGTGGAACAGCAATACTGCTTACCGAATACAACATCAAAGAGGTTCCCGAAGTGCTGAATGATTGA
- a CDS encoding diadenylate cyclase codes for MAEPDALSIQYTDHPKVTELIDVITFCTESISFEFKRWDEPYVQGPGLYFVIVAGTSIESFADPMGENQWPIEICQLVTESEDAFFEAAQDAAMERDGAVVVTVDGYIQKQMVRLKDLGSDDISSDINLESIEYDDWMGARHMSALDTSAREEVVATVTLSEESGRVTVFQDTEYESYTRDTIGGEWRYSE; via the coding sequence ATGGCAGAACCTGACGCGCTATCAATACAGTACACGGATCATCCAAAAGTGACCGAGTTGATTGACGTTATCACATTCTGCACAGAGAGTATTAGTTTTGAGTTTAAACGCTGGGACGAACCCTACGTGCAAGGTCCAGGATTGTATTTTGTTATTGTTGCCGGGACATCAATAGAATCGTTTGCTGATCCAATGGGGGAAAATCAGTGGCCGATTGAGATTTGTCAATTGGTGACAGAAAGTGAAGATGCCTTTTTTGAGGCTGCTCAGGACGCTGCAATGGAAAGAGATGGGGCGGTTGTAGTTACAGTTGATGGATATATTCAAAAACAGATGGTTCGACTCAAGGACTTAGGTTCCGATGATATCAGCTCAGATATTAACTTAGAATCAATAGAATATGACGACTGGATGGGAGCACGGCATATGAGCGCGCTCGATACGTCCGCTCGTGAAGAGGTTGTTGCAACGGTCACACTGAGCGAGGAAAGCGGTCGAGTAACTGTTTTTCAGGACACAGAATATGAGTCCTACACAAGGGATACAATCGGCGGTGAATGGCGGTACAGCGAATAA
- a CDS encoding long-chain-fatty-acid--CoA ligase, with product MEKPLLTVDFLDRARKYYEDEVATVATTGEEYTYSELGDRVDRLSAALEQRGIEKGDRVAVLDPNTHYHLETAYASMQLGAVHTPLNYRLTSEDYEYILSDAEVDAVYADYDYAEKIEAIRDEVPTEIFITNDEEAVDGDWESFETIVRETEPEYSRPEMSEDEVITINYTSGTTGDPKGVMRTHRTETLHAYLIAIHHELTSDDVYLWTLPMFHVNGWGHIYAVTGMGAKHVCTRGVDAEWIVDTIQEQNVSFLCAAPTVLNQLIEHYQDNNEPEMQGSNEVRVTTAGSAPPEATIRKVEQDFGWDLKHLYGATETGPLITLSDPKRIGSEEEKLSLKKRQGMGVLGTDVRVVDEDGNDVPWDDATIGEVVVRGNQVMDGYWNKPEATEKAFNDRVEGYYHMGDLATVDENGMIAIKDRKKDIIISGGENISSIELEDTLFEHEAVADVAVIPSPSEEWGETPKAFVVPQSGDPDDPNVEKQDLIDFTKDRLASFKAVSRVEFVEELPTTATGKIQKYELREQEWDEEDAMVGQG from the coding sequence ATGGAAAAACCATTACTAACTGTTGACTTTTTGGATCGGGCGCGGAAGTACTATGAAGATGAGGTTGCAACAGTTGCAACCACTGGTGAAGAGTACACGTACAGCGAATTAGGTGATCGAGTTGACCGGTTATCAGCTGCATTGGAACAACGTGGGATTGAGAAAGGGGACCGGGTTGCAGTTCTTGACCCAAATACACATTATCATCTTGAAACAGCATATGCCTCAATGCAGCTTGGAGCAGTTCACACACCACTCAATTATCGATTAACTTCAGAAGATTACGAATACATTCTTTCTGATGCTGAAGTTGATGCAGTCTATGCGGATTATGATTATGCAGAAAAAATCGAAGCAATCCGAGATGAAGTCCCAACGGAGATATTCATCACAAATGACGAAGAAGCAGTCGATGGAGATTGGGAAAGTTTTGAGACAATAGTCAGAGAGACTGAACCGGAGTACAGCCGACCAGAAATGTCAGAAGATGAAGTAATAACAATCAATTATACTTCAGGAACTACCGGAGATCCGAAAGGTGTGATGCGAACGCATCGGACCGAGACACTACATGCGTATTTAATCGCTATTCACCATGAGCTCACCAGTGACGATGTCTATCTGTGGACACTGCCGATGTTCCACGTGAACGGTTGGGGTCATATCTATGCAGTTACAGGTATGGGTGCCAAACACGTCTGTACTCGAGGTGTTGACGCTGAATGGATTGTTGATACAATTCAAGAGCAGAATGTGTCATTCCTCTGTGCAGCACCAACAGTGCTTAATCAGTTAATTGAACATTATCAGGATAACAACGAGCCCGAAATGCAAGGCTCAAATGAAGTGCGCGTTACAACCGCAGGTTCTGCTCCACCAGAAGCAACAATTCGAAAAGTCGAACAAGACTTTGGTTGGGATCTAAAGCATCTGTACGGTGCGACAGAGACGGGACCACTTATTACGCTGTCCGACCCAAAACGTATCGGCAGCGAAGAAGAGAAACTCTCGCTAAAGAAACGACAGGGTATGGGCGTCCTTGGAACGGACGTGCGTGTTGTTGATGAAGATGGCAATGATGTTCCATGGGATGATGCGACCATTGGTGAAGTTGTTGTTCGAGGTAACCAAGTGATGGATGGATACTGGAACAAGCCAGAGGCGACGGAAAAAGCGTTTAACGACCGTGTTGAAGGATATTACCATATGGGAGACCTCGCAACGGTTGATGAAAATGGAATGATCGCTATCAAAGATCGAAAAAAGGATATTATTATTTCGGGGGGTGAAAACATCTCTTCGATCGAACTTGAGGATACGCTCTTTGAGCACGAAGCAGTTGCCGATGTTGCGGTGATCCCATCTCCAAGTGAAGAATGGGGAGAAACACCGAAGGCATTTGTTGTTCCACAGTCAGGGGATCCAGACGATCCGAATGTAGAAAAACAGGATCTGATAGACTTCACTAAAGATCGTCTTGCGAGCTTTAAGGCAGTTAGCCGGGTCGAATTTGTCGAAGAACTTCCAACGACTGCAACAGGTAAAATTCAGAAATATGAGCTCCGTGAACAAGAGTGGGATGAAGAAGATGCAATGGTTGGTCAAGGATAG
- a CDS encoding cation:proton antiporter, whose translation MDLLAAVALILALGVASRILADRLQIPSVLFLIVAGVVIGPEVLGLVSFETFEGGLSAMVGVAVAIILFEGGYHLELSKLRETPTATFKLVTVGALITWLGTALAVTLFLDVGYETGLLIGALLIATGPTVIGPILQVVPVRNHVGSILESEGIINDITAAILAVVIYEVLVHPDGAGSLWLLVPEFLLRLIVGLGIGVAIAASVWYLLKNVSLVPDAAPLHARLIVLAAIIVAYGGAETILAETGIAAAAAAGFVLGNVDLPHHEEVIDFLDDLSVVVLSFIFVALAALINVDDIIELGLPALGIVIAVVFILRPLVIAISATGERFTSNEKLFLSAVGPRGIIPAAVATLFAVELETVGQFDTAGALAGTVFLIISVTVVLQGGLARNIAERLNVIPMHTIIVGAGRVGTALAERLERDGENVIMLEKDPEAAEKARDRGLRVIEGDGTDADDLQKAEIGNAKTFVAATPSDDVNLLACQLAKTRFDMTKVASRVNQPGNVEAFESMGVRTMDVSMATAWSLENVLERPALSQWMNELGRTGDVQEIAVTSEELIGKPISEINKRVPEGCIVGLVTDKEGNSHVPTGDQTIERGDHITFIGETEAVDKAVKRFHPHE comes from the coding sequence ATGGATTTACTTGCTGCAGTTGCACTTATTCTTGCTCTTGGCGTCGCGTCTCGCATTTTAGCTGATCGGCTTCAAATCCCAAGTGTGCTTTTTCTTATTGTCGCTGGTGTTGTTATTGGCCCCGAAGTTCTCGGTCTAGTCTCGTTTGAGACCTTTGAAGGTGGACTCTCCGCGATGGTTGGTGTCGCAGTCGCAATTATTCTCTTCGAGGGAGGATATCATCTTGAACTCAGTAAACTCCGCGAAACTCCAACTGCGACTTTCAAATTAGTGACCGTTGGTGCGTTGATTACGTGGCTTGGAACCGCTCTGGCAGTTACTCTCTTTTTGGATGTTGGATATGAAACTGGGCTACTGATTGGTGCACTACTTATCGCGACGGGACCGACTGTTATTGGTCCGATTCTACAGGTTGTCCCTGTCCGAAACCATGTTGGATCAATTCTGGAAAGTGAAGGTATTATTAATGATATTACCGCCGCTATCTTAGCAGTTGTTATATATGAAGTGCTGGTTCACCCAGACGGCGCCGGAAGCTTGTGGCTTCTTGTTCCGGAGTTTCTTCTCCGGTTGATTGTTGGCCTTGGAATTGGCGTTGCTATCGCTGCCTCCGTTTGGTATCTGCTAAAGAATGTTTCACTCGTTCCTGATGCTGCTCCATTGCATGCACGGTTGATTGTGCTTGCCGCTATTATTGTTGCGTACGGTGGTGCAGAGACAATTCTAGCAGAGACTGGTATCGCTGCTGCCGCCGCTGCTGGTTTTGTTCTTGGGAACGTTGATCTACCTCACCACGAAGAAGTTATTGATTTCCTTGATGACCTGTCAGTAGTTGTACTCTCATTTATTTTTGTTGCCCTTGCTGCACTGATCAATGTTGATGACATCATTGAACTCGGTCTTCCTGCGCTTGGAATTGTTATTGCTGTTGTCTTTATTCTTCGACCGCTGGTCATTGCGATTTCAGCAACAGGAGAGCGCTTTACAAGTAATGAAAAGCTCTTCCTTAGTGCGGTTGGCCCTCGTGGTATCATTCCGGCCGCTGTTGCAACACTATTCGCGGTTGAGTTAGAAACTGTCGGACAATTTGATACTGCTGGTGCACTTGCTGGAACAGTCTTTTTAATTATCTCGGTCACCGTCGTTCTACAAGGCGGATTGGCCCGAAATATCGCTGAACGATTAAATGTGATACCTATGCATACAATTATTGTTGGCGCAGGGCGCGTTGGAACTGCCCTCGCCGAACGGCTTGAACGAGACGGAGAGAATGTAATTATGCTTGAGAAAGATCCAGAAGCAGCTGAGAAAGCCCGTGACCGCGGGTTGCGTGTCATTGAAGGAGACGGCACCGACGCGGACGATCTCCAAAAAGCTGAAATTGGCAATGCGAAGACCTTCGTTGCCGCTACCCCATCTGATGATGTAAACCTCCTTGCCTGCCAACTGGCAAAAACACGGTTCGATATGACAAAGGTTGCCTCTCGAGTTAACCAACCTGGGAATGTCGAAGCGTTTGAGTCAATGGGTGTGCGGACAATGGACGTCTCAATGGCAACAGCGTGGTCTCTTGAAAATGTGCTTGAGCGCCCAGCACTGTCTCAATGGATGAATGAACTTGGCCGCACTGGAGATGTTCAAGAGATTGCTGTCACATCAGAAGAACTCATCGGCAAACCGATTTCTGAGATCAACAAACGAGTTCCGGAAGGTTGTATCGTTGGGCTGGTAACTGACAAGGAAGGTAATTCACATGTTCCAACTGGCGATCAAACAATCGAACGCGGCGATCATATAACGTTCATTGGAGAGACTGAGGCGGTTGACAAAGCTGTCAAGCGCTTCCACCCTCACGAATAA
- a CDS encoding double zinc ribbon domain-containing protein, with protein MSKITFRADQELIDELERFDASKSEIMRRALRAYLDSHPQSDPSTYDDSQIKDDTIDGMIATRVDELIKERLGQPTTSPQDVNINISLDAESERVTSVDASRKTEQVSSQTPSDKSSTCDQCGELVDDDHVYCPNCGEKVSQRVFCECGDELRSDWGFCPSCGRRTPAADVLDPSDQFD; from the coding sequence ATGAGCAAAATTACGTTCCGAGCCGATCAAGAACTTATCGACGAGCTTGAACGGTTTGACGCGTCAAAGAGTGAGATTATGCGTCGAGCCTTACGAGCTTACTTGGACTCACATCCGCAATCAGATCCATCCACTTACGACGATTCTCAGATTAAAGATGATACTATTGATGGTATGATCGCAACCAGGGTTGACGAATTAATTAAAGAGCGCCTTGGACAGCCAACAACGTCACCACAGGATGTCAACATTAATATTTCGTTAGATGCCGAATCAGAACGTGTTACATCTGTAGACGCTTCGCGTAAGACAGAGCAAGTTTCTTCTCAAACTCCGTCTGACAAATCATCGACTTGTGACCAGTGCGGTGAATTGGTCGACGATGATCACGTATACTGCCCAAATTGTGGAGAAAAAGTCTCACAGCGTGTTTTCTGCGAGTGTGGGGATGAACTTCGTTCTGACTGGGGATTTTGCCCAAGTTGTGGACGACGTACGCCAGCTGCCGATGTTCTTGACCCATCTGACCAATTTGACTGA
- a CDS encoding ribbon-helix-helix domain-containing protein: protein MERVTLRIPKQQIEQVEQMVETGQYPNRSEAIRAAVRDMIEEEADRAQDGNRDHSFVRA from the coding sequence ATGGAACGTGTGACACTTCGAATCCCGAAACAGCAAATTGAACAGGTTGAACAGATGGTTGAAACCGGCCAATATCCAAACAGAAGCGAAGCAATTCGAGCTGCCGTCCGTGATATGATTGAGGAAGAAGCAGACCGTGCGCAAGATGGTAACCGAGACCATTCATTTGTGAGGGCGTAA
- the ftsZ gene encoding cell division protein FtsZ has product MQDIVQNALKNAEQEDRDVDVDSDEFGDPRIVIVGCGGAGNNTVNRLYNIGVDGAESVAINTDKQHLQMIEADTKILIGKSLTEGLGAGGDPSMGERAAEMAQGTIKDVLGEADLVFVTAGMGGGTGTGAAPVVSKIAKEQGAIVVGMVSTPFNVERARTVKAEEGLERLRDEADSIIVLDNNRLLDYVPNLPIGKAFSVMDQIIAETVKGISETITQPSLINLDYADMTTIMNQGGVAVMLVGETQDTNKTEEVVNDAMNHPLLDVDYRGASGGLVHITGGPDLTLKEAEGIADNITERLDASANVIWGARIQEEYKGKVRVMAIMTGVQSAQVLGPSTQRQADRSRRELEQTNSGANNGSGLRGKAQSDGGRSEVEKHNGVDVIR; this is encoded by the coding sequence ATGCAAGACATCGTCCAAAATGCACTCAAAAATGCTGAACAGGAAGACCGTGACGTTGACGTAGATAGTGATGAATTTGGAGATCCGCGCATTGTAATCGTCGGTTGTGGTGGTGCCGGTAACAACACGGTTAATCGTCTCTACAATATCGGTGTCGATGGTGCTGAGTCTGTTGCTATTAATACTGATAAGCAGCACCTTCAGATGATCGAGGCAGACACGAAGATCTTGATTGGCAAATCACTGACCGAAGGTCTCGGTGCCGGTGGTGATCCATCGATGGGCGAGCGTGCTGCGGAGATGGCGCAGGGGACAATTAAGGATGTCCTCGGTGAAGCAGATCTTGTGTTTGTCACTGCTGGTATGGGTGGCGGAACAGGAACTGGTGCTGCCCCTGTTGTCTCTAAGATTGCAAAAGAACAGGGCGCAATAGTTGTTGGAATGGTTTCTACCCCATTTAACGTTGAGCGTGCCCGAACCGTCAAAGCGGAAGAGGGGCTTGAACGTCTCCGAGACGAAGCTGACTCCATTATTGTTCTGGATAACAACAGACTGCTTGACTACGTGCCAAACCTTCCAATTGGAAAGGCGTTCTCCGTGATGGATCAGATTATTGCTGAAACTGTCAAAGGCATTTCTGAGACAATTACCCAGCCAAGCCTGATCAATCTTGACTATGCCGATATGACGACGATCATGAATCAGGGAGGTGTAGCTGTCATGCTTGTTGGTGAAACTCAAGACACCAACAAGACAGAGGAAGTTGTCAATGATGCAATGAACCATCCGCTCCTTGATGTTGATTATCGCGGTGCTTCCGGTGGTCTAGTCCATATTACTGGTGGACCTGACCTTACCCTCAAGGAAGCAGAGGGAATCGCTGATAACATTACTGAGCGACTGGATGCAAGTGCGAACGTTATTTGGGGAGCTCGTATTCAGGAAGAGTACAAAGGTAAAGTCCGTGTTATGGCAATTATGACTGGTGTTCAGTCTGCTCAGGTTCTTGGTCCCTCAACCCAGCGTCAGGCAGATCGATCTCGACGCGAACTTGAACAGACAAATAGCGGCGCTAATAACGGCTCCGGTCTTCGTGGCAAAGCACAAAGCGATGGTGGTCGTAGCGAAGTCGAGAAGCACAATGGCGTTGACGTTATCCGGTAG
- a CDS encoding tRNA 2-thiolation protein NcsA codes for MQCDRCEAEAVIHTAYSGAHLCEQHFIQSVERRVKSRIREDNMVDQRATPENQQHWLIGLSGGKDSVVLTKILHETFAEDPRIKLIALTIHEGIEGYRDKSVSACEELTEDIDIEHVLVSYNDEYGVKMDEVAADDPENMAPCAYCGVLRRDVLTRYADELDADLLLTGHNLDDEAETALMNIFEGDVNQIAKHFSASLGAVGERPRDDLFIPRVKPLRDIPEQEVALYAHLQGLPAHITECPHAEESFRAEVQELLYQLEEDHPGTRHSIMAGYEKLAQLAAKEEMSDNSEESTTECRRCGNPTEREVCRTCSLLDAINGNRKTVVESDQ; via the coding sequence ATGCAGTGTGATCGGTGCGAAGCAGAGGCTGTAATACATACCGCATATTCAGGTGCTCACCTCTGCGAGCAACATTTTATTCAGTCAGTCGAACGTCGAGTCAAAAGTAGAATTCGTGAAGACAATATGGTCGATCAAAGGGCAACGCCAGAGAATCAACAGCACTGGCTTATTGGGCTCTCAGGAGGAAAGGACAGTGTTGTATTAACCAAAATTCTTCATGAAACGTTCGCTGAGGATCCACGGATTAAGCTAATTGCACTAACAATTCATGAAGGAATTGAGGGCTATCGTGACAAAAGCGTCTCTGCCTGTGAAGAGTTGACCGAAGATATTGATATCGAGCATGTACTTGTGTCATACAACGATGAGTATGGGGTGAAAATGGATGAAGTCGCAGCGGATGATCCAGAAAACATGGCGCCTTGTGCATATTGTGGTGTCTTACGTCGTGACGTACTGACACGATATGCTGATGAACTCGATGCAGACTTACTACTTACAGGACACAATCTTGACGATGAAGCAGAGACGGCGCTGATGAATATTTTTGAAGGAGATGTTAATCAAATTGCCAAACATTTCTCTGCATCACTGGGTGCAGTTGGTGAAAGACCTAGAGATGATTTGTTTATTCCGCGGGTAAAGCCACTACGGGATATTCCAGAACAGGAAGTTGCGTTATACGCTCATCTTCAGGGGTTACCTGCACACATTACTGAGTGCCCGCATGCAGAGGAATCATTTCGAGCAGAAGTTCAAGAACTTCTATATCAGCTCGAAGAAGATCATCCGGGCACTAGACACTCAATTATGGCAGGATATGAGAAACTTGCCCAGCTGGCGGCCAAGGAAGAAATGTCAGACAACTCAGAGGAATCCACAACAGAATGTAGGCGTTGTGGAAATCCAACAGAGCGAGAGGTTTGTAGAACGTGTTCGCTCCTCGATGCAATTAATGGGAATCGAAAAACGGTAGTTGAAAGCGATCAATAA